The following are from one region of the Coffea eugenioides isolate CCC68of chromosome 2, Ceug_1.0, whole genome shotgun sequence genome:
- the LOC113761011 gene encoding protein EXORDIUM-like 2, translated as MASSSATCGTLLFFASTIFLSTLISEPASAALVQQQPLVLKYHNGILLKGKITVNLIWYGKFTPAQRSIIVDFLQSLNSPRAASPSAASWWMTTEKYKGGGASTLVVGKQILEENYSLGKMLKNSNLVYLAARGGHMAGSINVVLTSEDVYVDGFCSRCGTHGSTRGPARFAYAWVGNSETQCPGQCAWPFHQPLYGPQTPPLVAPNGDVGVDGMVINLATVLAGAVTNPYNSGYFQGPATAPLEAVSACTGMFGSGSYPGYPGNLLVDKASGASYNANGVNGRKFLLPAIWDPQSSACSTLV; from the coding sequence ATGGCTTCTTCTTCTGCTACTTGTGGTACTCTTCTGTTCTTCGCTAGTACCATCTTCTTATCCACTCTCATATCTGAACCGGCTTCCGCGGCCTTAGTCCAACAGCAACCCctggtcctcaaataccataACGGTATTCTTCTCAAAGGTAAAATCACCGTCAACCTCATCTGGTACGGCAAGTTTACGCCCGCCCAGCGCTCCATTATTGTCGATTTTCTTCAATCCCTTAACTCCCCCAGGGCGGCTTCTCCCTCCGCCGCCTCCTGGTGGATGACGACCGAGAAGTACAAGGGCGGTGGCGCCTCCACGCTGGTGGTGGGGAAGCAGATTCTCGAGGAGAACTACTCTCTCGGAAAAATGCTCAAGAACTCGAATCTCGTTTATTTGGCTGCCAGAGGGGGCCACATGGCTGGTTCCATTAACGTTGTTTTGACGTCGGAGGACGTTTACGTGGACGGGTTCTGCAGCAGGTGCGGGACGCACGGCTCAACTCGGGGCCCGGCTCGCTTTGCATATGCCTGGGTTGGTAACTCGGAGACTCAGTGCCCGGGGCAGTGCGCCTGGCCTTTCCACCAGCCGCTGTACGGTCCCCAGACTCCTCCGCTGGTGGCGCCCAACGGAGACGTGGGAGTGGACGGCATGGTAATAAACTTGGCCACGGTTTTGGCGGGAGCCGTTACGAATCCGTACAACAGCGGGTATTTCCAGGGCCCAGCAACGGCGCCGTTAGAGGCCGTGTCGGCGTGTACCGGGATGTTCGGGTCGGGGTCTTACCCGGGCTACCCGGGTAACTTGCTGGTGGATAAGGCCAGCGGGGCGAGTTACAATGCGAACGGGGTGAACGGGCGCAAGTTCTTGCTGCCGGCTATATGGGACCCCCAGAGCTCTGCCTGCTCGACACTGGTTTGA